CTGTCATCATATTGCCAATTCGCTAGTTTTGTACTACTCCTAACAACTTCGGAACAGCATAACGTCCTACCTCTCATCTCAGGGCTCAGAAAAACTACTATGAACAATATCAAAAGTGTCAGCCATCATCACCTTTCCATGTTGGAATCTTTTCCCTGTGCCACGGTCGTCATAGATGATAAAGGTGAAATTCACTACGCCAACCATCAGGTGAGGGAACTCTTTGGCCATGATCCAAATGGCCTTGTAGGACAGACGCTTGAGACCCTTATTCCCCCTAAGTTTGGTAAGAGTCAAATAGACAATCTGGTAAGTGACATCCGTGACCAACCTCTCAGCCAATTGAAAAACACAGTTCTTCATGGCAATCACATTGATGGCCAAGAATTTCCGGTGAAAGTAAAATTAACCACCCTACCAATTGAATTTGGGGGATTGGTGGCTGCGGTCATAAGTGATGAAAGTCGGAAAGTGAACATTGAGAATGAATTGATCAGGAAGAACCACCTCCTGAATTTTGCGGAAGAGATCGTGGGAATGGGTCATTGGCAATGGGATCTTCGAACCAATGACGTCATATGGTCGGATAATCTATACAAAGTCTTTGGCAGAAATGAGGAAGGAGGGCTCAAATATGATACTTACTTTAGCTACGTTCACCCTGATGACATAGAGTATGTCACTGAGCGGGTTCAAACCTCTATCGCAGACAAAAAATTTCATCATTTTTTTCACAAGATCTTACTCAGGGATGGCAGGGTGAAAACCATCCATTTGGTGGGTCAAATTTTCACCAATGACAATGATGAAGTCATAGAAATGGTAGGAACATGCCAGGATGTGACCGAAAACCTGAAGAATGAAGAGCTATTGAGAAATGCTTCGATATTAGAAGCCAAAAGCACGGAAATGGAGCAATTTGCCTATATCGCTTCTCATGACCTCAGACACCCCTTATTGACGATCATCAATTACATCAAAGCATTTGACGAAGATTTTGGTCATTCCCTGACCGATGAAGCTAAAGAATACCTTAACTCCATCAGCCAATCAGCCGACCGAATGGACAAACTCATCACGGGCCTGCTGGAATACGCCAGGCTCAGCCAAAAGAAACAACGCGAAACGGTAGATTGCAACGAAGTAGTAAAAGATGTAATCAAGGACCTAAGTGCTACCATCGAAAAACAGGATGCAAGAATCATCACTGATCCGCTACCTGTTATAGACGGCTACGAAATGGAAATGCACCAACTTTTTCAAAACATCATCCTCAACGCCATTAAGTTTCGAAAGAAGAAGATCACGCCGGTCATCCATATCAAATCTCAAAAAATGGAAACCGGAGAGGGCTATCTCTTTGAAATAAATGATAACGGGATTGGAATCCCTGAAAAAGATTTAGGTAAAATTTTTTCTATCTTTAGAAGACTTCATGAAAATGAGGAATTTGAAGGATACGGTCTGGGTCTAGCCAATTGCAAAAAAATTGTCGAACTTCACCATGGAAAAATATGGGCCCAATCAGAAGTTGGAATTGGAAGCTCATTCTATTTTACAATAAAAACCTAATGAAAAAACTGAAGTGCGTCCTTCTCATTGACGATGATAAAGATTGCAATTTCCTTCAAAAAAGAACCATTCTCCGATCAACATGGGTGGAATATGTGGAAGTAGCCAGAAATGGAGAAATGGCATTGGAAATACTCAAAAAAGCAAAGTTCACTCCGGAGCTCATTTTTCTTGATATCAATATGCCCAAAATGAATGGTTGGGAGTTTTTGAACGAGCTC
This Marinoscillum sp. 108 DNA region includes the following protein-coding sequences:
- a CDS encoding two-component system response regulator, giving the protein MKKLKCVLLIDDDKDCNFLQKRTILRSTWVEYVEVARNGEMALEILKKAKFTPELIFLDINMPKMNGWEFLNELKKIKDTFEKKIVVIMLSSSLNPDDRVLAETYDIVGGFQSKYLDEASLKQILVDHFPTRFDFQQKASR
- a CDS encoding ATP-binding protein, which gives rise to MNNIKSVSHHHLSMLESFPCATVVIDDKGEIHYANHQVRELFGHDPNGLVGQTLETLIPPKFGKSQIDNLVSDIRDQPLSQLKNTVLHGNHIDGQEFPVKVKLTTLPIEFGGLVAAVISDESRKVNIENELIRKNHLLNFAEEIVGMGHWQWDLRTNDVIWSDNLYKVFGRNEEGGLKYDTYFSYVHPDDIEYVTERVQTSIADKKFHHFFHKILLRDGRVKTIHLVGQIFTNDNDEVIEMVGTCQDVTENLKNEELLRNASILEAKSTEMEQFAYIASHDLRHPLLTIINYIKAFDEDFGHSLTDEAKEYLNSISQSADRMDKLITGLLEYARLSQKKQRETVDCNEVVKDVIKDLSATIEKQDARIITDPLPVIDGYEMEMHQLFQNIILNAIKFRKKKITPVIHIKSQKMETGEGYLFEINDNGIGIPEKDLGKIFSIFRRLHENEEFEGYGLGLANCKKIVELHHGKIWAQSEVGIGSSFYFTIKT